The proteins below are encoded in one region of Cyclopterus lumpus isolate fCycLum1 chromosome 8, fCycLum1.pri, whole genome shotgun sequence:
- the rdm1 gene encoding RAD52 motif-containing protein 1 isoform X2, with amino-acid sequence MNKTMLNILPSALSLVTVTGPPRKCLLKKKKKKKKKKKKKKKKKKKKKKKKKKKKKKKKKKISRRPFTGYRRGFIGNTCSLKPDSGQKTAEGAEHPGLMEVDILEFKVPVENHKTLFVWDIQPDHTEAQVYAGLLDVFSSFGPLHLLKVCPNSALHPPGFYALIRFYSASQASEAQRHTDGRPLIQNLPLKVRLSSKHTHYLSDNGRPLSHAHCLELANHYLGFNGWTFDIITLKELPNFEEETQQEEESRWRRLKFGCMLQLSFPHHGLTTRGAAMVEDGFTCTGPDVLLQNRRKLQKRVREKALVQAFSSVLLILLGDGRVMVELKQTSDQFLPEPTGVLQVNEVSWREVAAYEDGDDEEEAPDEWDLTVS; translated from the exons atgaataaaactatGTTAAATATACTTCCCTCTGCCTTGTCATTGGTCACTGTAACAGGCCCGCCCCGGAAGTGTttgttgaagaagaagaagaagaagaagaagaagaagaagaagaagaagaagaagaagaagaagaagaagaagaagaagaagaagaagaagaagaagaagaagaagaaaataagtcGGAGACCGTTTACCGGCTACCGGCGGGGCTTCATCGGGAACACGTGCTCCCTGAAGCCGGACTCCGGTCAGAAAACCGCTGAAGGAGCGGAACATCCAG GTCTGATGGAGGTCGACATCCTGGAGTTCAAAGTCCCCGTAGAGAACCACAAGACCCTGTTTGTGTGGGACATCCAACCGGATCACACGGAGGCCCAGGTCTAC GCTGGACTGCTGGACGTGTTCTCGTCCTTCGGGCCGCTCCACCTGCTGAAGGTGTGTCCTAACTCCGCCCTCCACCCTCCGGGGTTCTACGCCCTCATCAGGTTCTACTCGGCCTCTCAGGCCTCAGAGGCTCAGCGCCACACTGACGGACGCCCGCTGATCCAGAACCTTCCACTCAAG GTAAGGCTGAGCTCCAAACACACTCACTACCTGTCTGACAATGGCAGACCTCTGAGCCACGCCCACTGCCTGGAACTGGCCAATCACTACTTGGGATTCAACGGCTGGACCTTTGACATCATCACA CTGAAGGAGCTCCCCAACTTCGAGGAGGAGacgcagcaggaggaagaaagcAGATGGAGGAGACTGAAGTTTGGCTGTATGCTGCAGCTCTCCTTCCCTCATCACGGCCTGACGACCAGAGGAGCAGCAATGGTGGAGGACGGCTTCACCTGCACAG GTCCAGATGTTCTGCTCCAGAACCGTAGAAAACTCCAGAAGAGGGTCAGAGAGAAAGCTCTGGTCCAGGCCTTCTCCTCAGTACTGCTCATACTACTag GTGACGGTAGAGTGATGGTGGAGCTCAAGCAGACCTCAGATCAGTTCCTACCTGAGCCCACAGGAGTCCTTCAG GTGAATGAGGTTTCCTGGAGGGAGGTTGCTGCttatgaagatggtgatgatgaagaggaggctcCTGATGAGTGGGATCTGACGGTCTCATAG
- the rdm1 gene encoding RAD52 motif-containing protein 1 isoform X3 → MNKTMLNILPSALSLVTVTGPPRKCLLKKKKKKKKKKKKKKKKKKKKKKKKKKKKKKKKKKISRRPFTGYRRGFIGNTCSLKPDSGQKTAEGAEHPGSFCPAGLMEVDILEFKVPVENHKTLFVWDIQPDHTEAQVYAGLLDVFSSFGPLHLLKVCPNSALHPPGFYALIRFYSASQASEAQRHTDGRPLIQNLPLKVRLSSKHTHYLSDNGRPLSHAHCLELANHYLGFNGWTFDIITLKELPNFEEETQQEEESRWRRLKFGCMLQLSFPHHGLTTRGAAMVEDGFTCTGRTERGEDGFTRRGEDGFTWRGEDGER, encoded by the exons atgaataaaactatGTTAAATATACTTCCCTCTGCCTTGTCATTGGTCACTGTAACAGGCCCGCCCCGGAAGTGTttgttgaagaagaagaagaagaagaagaagaagaagaagaagaagaagaagaagaagaagaagaagaagaagaagaagaagaagaagaagaagaagaagaagaagaaaataagtcGGAGACCGTTTACCGGCTACCGGCGGGGCTTCATCGGGAACACGTGCTCCCTGAAGCCGGACTCCGGTCAGAAAACCGCTGAAGGAGCGGAACATCCAG GTTCTTTTTGTCCTGCAGGTCTGATGGAGGTCGACATCCTGGAGTTCAAAGTCCCCGTAGAGAACCACAAGACCCTGTTTGTGTGGGACATCCAACCGGATCACACGGAGGCCCAGGTCTAC GCTGGACTGCTGGACGTGTTCTCGTCCTTCGGGCCGCTCCACCTGCTGAAGGTGTGTCCTAACTCCGCCCTCCACCCTCCGGGGTTCTACGCCCTCATCAGGTTCTACTCGGCCTCTCAGGCCTCAGAGGCTCAGCGCCACACTGACGGACGCCCGCTGATCCAGAACCTTCCACTCAAG GTAAGGCTGAGCTCCAAACACACTCACTACCTGTCTGACAATGGCAGACCTCTGAGCCACGCCCACTGCCTGGAACTGGCCAATCACTACTTGGGATTCAACGGCTGGACCTTTGACATCATCACA CTGAAGGAGCTCCCCAACTTCGAGGAGGAGacgcagcaggaggaagaaagcAGATGGAGGAGACTGAAGTTTGGCTGTATGCTGCAGCTCTCCTTCCCTCATCACGGCCTGACGACCAGAGGAGCAGCAATGGTGGAGGACGGCTTCACCTGCACAGGTAGGACGGAGAGAGGTGAGGACGGCTTCACCCGGAGAG GTGAGGACGGCTTCACCTGGAGAGGTGAGGACGGAGAGAGGTGA
- the rdm1 gene encoding RAD52 motif-containing protein 1 isoform X1 has protein sequence MNKTMLNILPSALSLVTVTGPPRKCLLKKKKKKKKKKKKKKKKKKKKKKKKKKKKKKKKKKISRRPFTGYRRGFIGNTCSLKPDSGQKTAEGAEHPGSFCPAGLMEVDILEFKVPVENHKTLFVWDIQPDHTEAQVYAGLLDVFSSFGPLHLLKVCPNSALHPPGFYALIRFYSASQASEAQRHTDGRPLIQNLPLKVRLSSKHTHYLSDNGRPLSHAHCLELANHYLGFNGWTFDIITLKELPNFEEETQQEEESRWRRLKFGCMLQLSFPHHGLTTRGAAMVEDGFTCTGPDVLLQNRRKLQKRVREKALVQAFSSVLLILLGDGRVMVELKQTSDQFLPEPTGVLQVNEVSWREVAAYEDGDDEEEAPDEWDLTVS, from the exons atgaataaaactatGTTAAATATACTTCCCTCTGCCTTGTCATTGGTCACTGTAACAGGCCCGCCCCGGAAGTGTttgttgaagaagaagaagaagaagaagaagaagaagaagaagaagaagaagaagaagaagaagaagaagaagaagaagaagaagaagaagaagaagaagaagaagaaaataagtcGGAGACCGTTTACCGGCTACCGGCGGGGCTTCATCGGGAACACGTGCTCCCTGAAGCCGGACTCCGGTCAGAAAACCGCTGAAGGAGCGGAACATCCAG GTTCTTTTTGTCCTGCAGGTCTGATGGAGGTCGACATCCTGGAGTTCAAAGTCCCCGTAGAGAACCACAAGACCCTGTTTGTGTGGGACATCCAACCGGATCACACGGAGGCCCAGGTCTAC GCTGGACTGCTGGACGTGTTCTCGTCCTTCGGGCCGCTCCACCTGCTGAAGGTGTGTCCTAACTCCGCCCTCCACCCTCCGGGGTTCTACGCCCTCATCAGGTTCTACTCGGCCTCTCAGGCCTCAGAGGCTCAGCGCCACACTGACGGACGCCCGCTGATCCAGAACCTTCCACTCAAG GTAAGGCTGAGCTCCAAACACACTCACTACCTGTCTGACAATGGCAGACCTCTGAGCCACGCCCACTGCCTGGAACTGGCCAATCACTACTTGGGATTCAACGGCTGGACCTTTGACATCATCACA CTGAAGGAGCTCCCCAACTTCGAGGAGGAGacgcagcaggaggaagaaagcAGATGGAGGAGACTGAAGTTTGGCTGTATGCTGCAGCTCTCCTTCCCTCATCACGGCCTGACGACCAGAGGAGCAGCAATGGTGGAGGACGGCTTCACCTGCACAG GTCCAGATGTTCTGCTCCAGAACCGTAGAAAACTCCAGAAGAGGGTCAGAGAGAAAGCTCTGGTCCAGGCCTTCTCCTCAGTACTGCTCATACTACTag GTGACGGTAGAGTGATGGTGGAGCTCAAGCAGACCTCAGATCAGTTCCTACCTGAGCCCACAGGAGTCCTTCAG GTGAATGAGGTTTCCTGGAGGGAGGTTGCTGCttatgaagatggtgatgatgaagaggaggctcCTGATGAGTGGGATCTGACGGTCTCATAG